Proteins from a single region of Mytilus trossulus isolate FHL-02 chromosome 2, PNRI_Mtr1.1.1.hap1, whole genome shotgun sequence:
- the LOC134706038 gene encoding monocarboxylate transporter 14-like produces MTNKDSEGCVNEAFTDNKTAMTTVDSEEPTYPITSKTEPTVIPEHSEGQAHPVIFNMEPTVIPEHPEGQAHPVISQTEPTVIQEHSEGQAHPVTSQTEPTVIQEHSEGQAHPVVSQTEPTVIPEHSEGQAHPVSSRTEPTVITLDREGQTNQITSMTDISVNCSETPVVHSVTESTDSSHENRGVITTSDTREVNNIAYHEQTEVDGQDSQKKDTLNAELQITKSVQTSIPEKEKKDTESVLQVIPERKEEDTESVLQVVSERKGEDAESVLQVVPERKEEDTEYVLHVVPKWKDKDIVIQLPADECNLYFNTEMKREQELKEKSDKFADDGLEETVTNVDGAQDGGWGWFIVLSSLMIHVIIGGLDRSGGILYLKFEEKFKTPAAVTAWVPSISGGLRLSLGPVVSVMCHRFSFRSVVIWSGLILTFALIISGFAPNIYVLFVSYGVIGGLGQAMAYSPAVVIVSAYFHKKLGTAIGLATSGVGLGTFAIPLLLEASFTYYGYLGALIMAAAASFEIIVCGALMRPISLHRRITEYNNKKRQDIISVSSFSANQNRIMSDSEQSTKTELTTDASRKRQNAIKPQLLNDVDIVISVSENKRKLTSRKSVVSMLRRASSLFLFQRDSSKTKTKTKFFDFSLLKDLRYSAFCVAILLFTLAFSSGMVFLPAFALQIGTSEFEAAYTVVVSGVSDGIGRLLAGFLFDRKFMKPYRIYIYNVLIAFMGVVSLIIPSVTTFQQLAVACAIYGFTIGMYVSQKSVIIVDLLGIENLSKSFGLVLFFQGIGDFIGPPLSGLLKDLNGTYDYAFYFGGIAVLLGSCVLLVSNIIHFLKSRQEYQI; encoded by the exons ATGACTAATAAGGACTCAGAAGGTTGTGTGAATGAAGCATTTACAGATAACAAAACAGCAATGACCACTGTAGACTCAGAGGAACCAACATATCCGATCACTTCTAAGACGGAACCCACAGTGATTCCAGAACACTCAGAGGGACAGGCACACCCTGTCATTTTTAATATGGAACCCACAGTGATTCCAGAACACCCAGAGGGACAGGCACACCCTGTCATTTCCCAGACGGAACCCACAGTGATTCAAGAACACTCAGAGGGACAGGCACACCCTGTCACTTCTCAGACGGAACCCACAGTGATTCAAGAACACTCAGAGGGACAGGCACACCCTGTCGTTTCTCAGACGGAACCAACAGTGATTCCAGAACACTCAGAGGGACAGGCACATCCAGTCAGTTCTAGGACGGAACCCACAGTGATAACTTTAGACCGAGAGGGACAAACAAATCAGATCACTTCTATGACGGATATATCTGTAAACTGTTCTGAAACGCCTGTGGTTCATTCTGTAACAGAAAGTACCGACTCGTCACATGAAAACCGTGGAGTTATAACTACATCTGACACCAGAGAGGTCAACAACATAGCTTACCATGAACAAACAGAGGTAGATGGACAGGATTCACAGAAAAAAGATACACTGAATGCTGAATTGCAGATAACTAAATCTGTGCAAACGTCTATACcggaaaaggaaaaaaaagatacTGAATCTGTTTTACAGGTTATCCCCGAAAGGAAAGAAGAAGACACCGAATCTGTTTTACAGGTTGTTTCCGAAAGGAAGGGAGAAGACGCCGAATCTGTTTTACAGGTTGTTCCCGAAAGGAAAGAAGAAGACACCGAATATGTTTTACATGTTGTTCCCAAATGGAAAGACAAAGATATAGTTATTCAACTTCCAGCGGATGAATGTAACTTATACTTCAATACAGAAATGAAAAGAGAACAAGAGTTAAAGGAAAAGTCAGATAAATTTGCAGATGATGGTCTTGAAGAGACTGTCACAAATGTAGACGGGGCTCAGGATGGGGGATGGGGCTGGTTCATTGTTTTGAGCAGTTTGATGATCCATGTTATCATTG GAGGCTTAGATAGATCGGGAGGTATACTGTATCTAAAATTTGAGGAGAAGTTCAAGACACCAGCTGCAGTTACAGCCTGGGTACCATCTATATCTGGTGGATTACGACTTTCTTTAG GTCCTGTCGTAAGTGTTATGTGTCATAGATTCTCATTCCGATCCGTGGTTATTTGGAGTGGACTTATTCTGACTTTTGCCTTAATAATTTCAGGATTTGCACCAAACATATACGTTCTATTTGTGAGTTACGGTGTGATTGGAG GTTTAGGACAGGCAATGGCATATTCTCCCGCTGTTGTTATTGTAAGTGCATATTTTCACAAAAAGCTTGGTACAGCTATTGGACTAGCTACATCAGGTGTTGGTCTTGGAACTTTTGCCATACCACTTTTACTAGAGGCCTCTTTCACGTACTATGGATATTTAGGAGCTTTAATTATGGCAGCAGCAGCATCGtttgaaataattgtttgtGGAGCTCTGATGAGACCAATATCTCTTCACAGACGCATTACAGAGTATAACAACAA GAAAAGGCAAGATATAATATCGGTCAGCAGTTTCTCTGCAAATCAGAATCGAATCATGTCGGATTCAGAGCAGTCAACAAAGACAGAGCTAACTACAGATGCTAGCCGAAAACGTCAAAATGCAATAAAACCACAACTTCTTAATGACGTCGACATTGTTATTTCAGTTTCAGAAAACAAACGTAAACTGACCAGTAGAAAATCCGTTGTTTCTATGCTTCGCCGTGCATCGTCTTTATTCTTATTTCAGCGTGATTCCAGTAAAACAAAGACCAAAACTAAGTTCTTTGACTTTTCTCTTTTGAAAGATCTAAGATATAGCGCATTTTGTGTTGCAATTTTACTATTTACATTAGCGTTCTCTTCTGGTATGGTGTTTCTTCCTGCCTTTGCTCTACAGATAGGAACAAGTGAATTTGAAGCCGCGTACACAGTAGTTGTGTCGGGTGTATCGGATGGAATTGGTAGACTATTAGCAGGTTTCCTCTTTGACCGGAAGTTTATGAAACCATATCGCATTTACATATACAATGTTCTAATCGCTTTCATGGGTGTTGTATCATTGATTATACCGTCAGTAACAACTTTCCAACAGCTCGCTGTAGCTTGTGCTATATATGGATTTACCATAGGGATGTACGTCTCCCAGAAGTCTGTTATCATCGTGGATCTTCTTGGTATTGAGAATTTGTCCAAATCTTTTGGTTTAGTTCTGTTCTTTCAGGGTATTGGTGATTTTATTGGTCCTCCACTTTCAG gGCTCTTAAAAGATTTGAATGGCACGTACGACTATGCATTTTATTTTGGTGGAATCGCTGTTTTACTTGGATCGTGTGTTCTTCTTGTGTCTAACATTATACATTTCCTAAAGTCAAGACAGGAATACCAGATATAA